One segment of Rhodanobacter thiooxydans DNA contains the following:
- a CDS encoding ABC transporter permease, whose amino-acid sequence MENTINAVGSVAFLRGLLAPYRALTSRWTLTFELTKRDILGRYRGASFGLFWSLLSPFLTLLIYTFAFGFVFKSKWPHEVGGDHPYAIILYMGLIVHGFFSECLTRSPTLITNNSNLVKRVVFPLEILPWSIMLSALFHVGVNLMVFTVLLLALEHGLYLSMLWLPIVFLPLLPLTLGVCWFFASFGVYLRDINQITGVLSTAMLFVSSVMIPVNSLPPGYRVFFEINPLTFIIDQAREVALAGHAPNFVGLALYALGAFVFMYFGYAWFMLTRRGFADVL is encoded by the coding sequence TTGGAAAATACGATTAACGCAGTAGGCAGCGTGGCCTTTCTGCGCGGCCTGCTTGCACCGTATAGGGCGCTGACTTCGCGGTGGACGCTGACATTCGAGTTGACCAAGCGCGACATTCTGGGGCGCTATCGTGGTGCAAGCTTCGGCTTGTTCTGGTCGCTGCTAAGCCCATTTCTGACGCTGCTTATCTATACTTTTGCATTTGGTTTCGTGTTCAAGTCCAAATGGCCGCATGAAGTGGGGGGCGACCACCCCTATGCGATCATTTTATATATGGGTTTGATTGTGCATGGTTTTTTTTCGGAGTGCCTAACGCGCTCTCCAACGCTTATCACCAACAACAGCAACCTGGTCAAGCGTGTGGTTTTTCCACTAGAAATTTTGCCGTGGTCCATCATGCTGTCGGCGCTTTTCCATGTGGGCGTGAACTTGATGGTATTTACAGTGTTGCTCCTGGCTTTGGAGCATGGTTTGTATCTGAGCATGCTGTGGCTGCCGATAGTTTTCCTGCCGCTGCTGCCCTTAACCTTAGGCGTATGTTGGTTCTTTGCTTCGTTCGGCGTTTACCTGCGCGATATAAATCAGATCACGGGTGTGCTCTCCACCGCTATGCTGTTTGTATCGTCAGTGATGATTCCGGTCAATTCGTTACCGCCCGGCTATAGGGTTTTCTTTGAAATCAATCCGCTTACTTTCATCATCGACCAAGCACGCGAAGTCGCATTGGCAGGACATGCACCGAACTTCGTGGGTTTGGCGCTATATGCATTGGGGGCCTTTGTCTTCATGTACTTCGGGTATGCTTGGTTCATGTTAACTCGTCGAGGGTTCGCCGATGTCCTCTGA
- the rfbC gene encoding dTDP-4-dehydrorhamnose 3,5-epimerase, whose translation MKIIETTLPGALILEPQVFGDARGFFYESYNEAKYREAGVDHRFVQSNVSRSARGVLRGLHYQWPNPQGKLVSVLEGEVYDVAVDIRRGSPTFGQSAGVMLTADNHRHFWIPEGFAHGFCVVSEFATFTYQCTALYDAKADAGIRWNDAALGIDWPISAPLLSDKDGKTPLLADVPPERLPVYRP comes from the coding sequence ATGAAGATCATCGAAACGACGTTGCCCGGTGCCTTGATTCTCGAACCCCAGGTGTTCGGCGATGCCCGCGGCTTCTTTTATGAAAGCTACAACGAGGCGAAGTACCGCGAGGCCGGCGTCGACCATCGCTTCGTGCAGTCCAACGTCTCGCGCTCGGCTCGCGGCGTGCTGCGCGGCCTTCATTACCAGTGGCCGAACCCGCAGGGCAAGCTGGTCAGCGTGCTGGAGGGCGAGGTGTACGACGTGGCGGTGGACATCCGCCGCGGCTCGCCCACCTTCGGGCAGTCGGCCGGCGTGATGCTGACCGCCGACAATCATCGCCACTTCTGGATCCCGGAAGGCTTCGCGCACGGCTTCTGCGTGGTGTCCGAGTTTGCCACCTTCACCTATCAGTGCACCGCGCTGTACGACGCCAAGGCCGATGCCGGCATCCGCTGGAACGATGCCGCGCTCGGCATCGACTGGCCGATCAGCGCACCGTTGCTGTCGGACAAGGACGGCAAGACGCCGCTGCTCGCGGACGTGCCGCCCGAGCGGCTGCCGGTCTACCGGCCGTGA
- the rfbB gene encoding dTDP-glucose 4,6-dehydratase — MNESSTRSKTVLVTGGAGFIGANFVLQAVADGLRVINLDKLTYAGNLDTLASLQGDARHVFVHGDIGDRALVAKLLAEHQPDAIVNFAAESHVDRSIDGPAEFVQTNVVGTLGLLECSRDYWRSLDGATREGFRFLHVSTDEVYGSLGAEGKFTETTPYAPNSPYSASKAASDHLVRAFHHTYGLPVLTTNCSNNYGPYQFPEKLIPLVIAKALAGESLPVYGDGRNIRDWLFVGDHCSAIRRVLDSGRVGETYNVGGNAERENIRVVKTICALLDERRPLADGHARESLITYVKDRPGHDRRYAIDSSKLQRELGWKPSQTFESGIAATVDWYLDHQPWVQRVLDGSYRMERLGA, encoded by the coding sequence ATGAACGAATCATCTACAAGGAGCAAAACGGTGCTGGTCACCGGCGGCGCCGGCTTCATCGGCGCCAATTTCGTGCTGCAGGCAGTGGCCGACGGCTTGCGGGTGATCAATCTGGACAAGCTCACCTACGCCGGCAACCTCGACACGCTGGCCTCGCTGCAAGGTGATGCGCGTCACGTTTTCGTGCACGGCGACATCGGCGACCGCGCCCTGGTGGCAAAACTGCTGGCCGAACACCAGCCCGACGCCATCGTGAACTTCGCCGCCGAGTCACACGTGGACCGCTCGATCGACGGCCCGGCCGAGTTCGTGCAGACGAACGTGGTCGGCACGCTGGGCTTGCTGGAATGCTCCCGCGACTACTGGCGCAGCCTCGATGGCGCCACCCGTGAGGGCTTCCGCTTCCTGCACGTATCAACCGACGAGGTATACGGCTCGCTCGGCGCCGAGGGCAAGTTCACCGAGACCACGCCGTACGCGCCAAACTCACCGTACTCCGCGTCGAAAGCCGCCTCCGACCACCTGGTGCGCGCGTTCCACCACACCTACGGCCTGCCGGTGCTGACCACCAACTGCTCGAACAACTACGGGCCGTACCAGTTTCCGGAAAAGTTGATCCCGCTGGTGATCGCCAAGGCGCTGGCCGGCGAGTCGCTGCCCGTTTATGGCGACGGCAGAAACATCCGCGACTGGCTGTTCGTGGGCGACCACTGCAGCGCGATCCGTCGCGTGCTGGATTCCGGCCGGGTGGGCGAAACCTACAACGTGGGCGGCAACGCCGAGCGCGAGAACATCAGGGTCGTGAAGACCATCTGCGCCCTGCTCGATGAGCGCAGGCCGCTGGCCGACGGCCACGCGCGCGAATCGTTGATCACCTACGTCAAGGATCGCCCCGGCCACGACCGCCGCTATGCAATCGACTCCAGCAAACTGCAGCGCGAGCTGGGCTGGAAACCCTCGCAGACCTTCGAAAGCGGCATCGCCGCCACGGTGGACTGGTACCTCGACCACCAGCCGTGGGTGCAGCGTGTGCTGGACGGCAGCTACCGCATGGAGAGGCTGGGCGCATGA
- the rfbD gene encoding dTDP-4-dehydrorhamnose reductase gives MRILLLGANGQLGRSFIEDGGLAARGELVVASRDGVLAAGGRGEIADLSVPESLPALLDRLRPHVIINAAAYTAVDRAEQEEALATRVNGEAVGVLGQWAAAQGALVIHYSTDYVFDGRQAQPYVVDAPTGPLGAYGRSKLVGEQALRGSGADHLTFRTAWVYAAHGNNFLRTMLRLGVERDELRVVADQHGAPTDTMLIVRGTLAALDRWVQSDGGQRRALVGTHHLVASGATSWHGFASAIFDEAVALDLLARSPRVVAITSAEFPTPAVRPAWSLLDNAGFRQRFGFAPADWQHGLHDVMRRLVTSNY, from the coding sequence GTGAGGATCCTGCTGCTCGGCGCCAACGGCCAGCTCGGCCGCAGCTTCATCGAGGATGGCGGCCTGGCCGCCCGCGGCGAACTGGTGGTCGCCAGCCGTGACGGCGTGCTGGCTGCCGGTGGCCGCGGCGAGATCGCCGACCTGTCCGTCCCCGAATCGCTGCCCGCCCTGCTCGACCGCCTGCGGCCGCACGTAATCATCAATGCCGCCGCATACACCGCGGTCGATCGTGCCGAGCAGGAAGAGGCGCTGGCCACCCGTGTCAACGGCGAGGCGGTCGGCGTGCTGGGCCAATGGGCCGCGGCGCAGGGCGCGCTGGTGATCCACTACTCGACCGACTACGTGTTCGACGGCAGGCAGGCGCAGCCGTATGTCGTCGACGCGCCCACCGGCCCACTCGGCGCCTACGGCCGCAGCAAGCTCGTCGGCGAGCAGGCGCTGCGCGGCAGCGGCGCCGATCACCTCACCTTCCGCACGGCGTGGGTCTACGCCGCGCACGGCAACAACTTCCTGCGCACCATGCTGCGTCTGGGCGTGGAACGCGACGAGCTTCGCGTGGTGGCCGACCAGCACGGCGCACCCACCGACACGATGCTGATCGTGCGCGGCACGCTCGCCGCGCTCGACCGCTGGGTGCAGTCGGATGGCGGGCAGCGTCGCGCACTGGTCGGAACCCACCACCTGGTCGCCAGCGGTGCGACGAGCTGGCACGGCTTCGCCAGTGCGATCTTCGACGAAGCCGTGGCACTGGACCTGCTGGCACGCTCGCCCCGCGTGGTCGCGATCACCAGCGCGGAGTTTCCCACGCCGGCCGTGCGCCCGGCCTGGTCGTTGCTGGACAATGCCGGCTTCCGGCAGCGCTTCGGCTTCGCCCCGGCCGACTGGCAACACGGCCTGCATGATGTCATGCGCAGGCTGGTCACAAGCAATTACTGA
- a CDS encoding trans-sulfuration enzyme family protein — MKSGKQRSEQGMGTRAIHAGQHPDPSTGAIMTPIYATSTYVQESPGKHKGYEYSRTQNPTRMAYERCVADLEGGVAGFAFASGLAAAATVLDLLDSGSHVIAMDDLYGGTYRLFERVRRRSAGLDFSFIDLNDMAALRAALKPNTRMIWAETPTNPMLKLVDLAKVAAFAKKHGLILVVDNTFCSPMVQRPLEYGADLVLHSATKYINGHSDMVGGIVVAGSKELATQMAFLQNSVGAVAGPFDAFLAMRGLKTLHLRMRQHCASALELAIWLQKHPAIERVIYPGLKSHPQHALAKRQMHGFGGIVTIEVKGGLKKARRMLERCELFALAESLGGVESLIEHPAIMTHASVPAANRKRLGISDGLIRLSVGVENIEDLRAELASALA, encoded by the coding sequence ATGAAAAGCGGCAAGCAACGCAGTGAACAGGGAATGGGCACCCGCGCGATCCACGCCGGCCAGCATCCCGACCCCAGCACCGGCGCCATCATGACGCCGATCTACGCCACCTCGACCTACGTGCAGGAGAGCCCGGGCAAGCACAAGGGCTACGAGTACTCGCGCACGCAGAATCCTACGAGGATGGCTTACGAACGCTGCGTGGCGGACCTGGAAGGCGGCGTGGCCGGCTTCGCGTTCGCCTCCGGCCTGGCCGCGGCGGCGACCGTGCTGGACCTGCTTGACTCGGGCAGCCACGTGATCGCGATGGACGACCTTTACGGAGGCACCTACCGCCTGTTTGAGCGGGTGCGTCGGCGCTCGGCCGGGCTGGACTTCAGTTTCATCGACCTGAACGACATGGCGGCGCTGAGAGCGGCATTGAAACCGAATACGCGGATGATCTGGGCCGAAACCCCGACCAATCCAATGCTCAAGCTGGTCGACCTGGCCAAGGTCGCCGCGTTCGCGAAGAAGCACGGCCTGATCCTGGTGGTGGACAACACCTTCTGCTCGCCGATGGTGCAGCGGCCGCTGGAATACGGCGCCGACCTGGTGCTGCATTCGGCCACCAAGTACATCAACGGCCACTCCGACATGGTTGGCGGCATTGTCGTGGCCGGCAGCAAGGAACTGGCCACCCAGATGGCCTTCCTGCAGAACTCGGTCGGCGCAGTGGCCGGCCCGTTCGATGCCTTCCTCGCCATGCGCGGCCTGAAGACGCTGCACCTGCGCATGCGCCAGCACTGCGCCAGCGCACTGGAACTGGCCATCTGGCTGCAGAAGCACCCGGCGATCGAGCGGGTGATCTACCCCGGCCTGAAAAGCCATCCGCAGCACGCGCTGGCCAAGCGCCAGATGCATGGCTTTGGCGGGATCGTCACGATCGAGGTAAAGGGCGGCCTGAAGAAGGCACGGCGCATGCTGGAGCGCTGCGAGCTGTTCGCGCTGGCCGAGTCGCTCGGTGGCGTCGAGAGCCTGATCGAGCACCCCGCGATCATGACCCATGCCTCGGTGCCCGCGGCGAACCGCAAGCGGCTTGGTATCAGTGATGGGCTGATCCGGTTGTCTGTGGGCGTGGAGAATATTGAGGATCTGCGCGCGGAGTTGGCATCGGCGCTGGCGTGA
- a CDS encoding ABC transporter ATP-binding protein: MSSEVSIRVDALGKSFPIYDKPHHRLMQMIAPGPKDRWYRTFPALSDVSFEIWRGETVGIVGRNGSGKSTLLQLICGTLTPSAGNVQAHGRIAALLELGAGFNPDFTGRENVYLNGSLLGLTRQELDERFDDIATFADIGEFIEQPVKSYSSGMYIRLAFSVAINATPDILVIDEALSVGDEAFQRKCFARIDAIRSAGATVLFVSHSAGAVIELCDRALLLDRGELIAKGTPKHVISHYHKLIYAPADKREAVRESIRSGAAVAHGVVSTECVIGSAEAVEPEDGACFEEGLLPQSTVRYVSRGAAIEDPHIETPQGRRVNVLRRGQEYIYTYRVTMQCVAAAVRFGMMIKTLTGFELGGAASAPQGKSELIVSPGQSFVVRFRFQAQLAPGTYFMNAGVTALEEDGETFIDRIVDAAMFKVMPDPYRLSTGAADFLVDVDVSELAREAA, encoded by the coding sequence ATGTCCTCTGAAGTCTCGATACGGGTCGATGCGCTCGGAAAGTCGTTTCCGATTTACGACAAACCACATCATCGTCTGATGCAAATGATTGCGCCGGGCCCAAAAGACCGTTGGTATCGCACGTTCCCCGCTCTGAGTGACGTAAGCTTCGAAATATGGCGTGGGGAAACCGTGGGCATCGTCGGCCGCAACGGTTCTGGAAAATCCACCTTGCTCCAATTAATCTGCGGTACCTTGACGCCGTCGGCGGGTAATGTGCAGGCGCATGGGCGCATCGCTGCGCTTCTTGAGCTAGGCGCTGGATTTAACCCAGATTTCACCGGACGCGAAAACGTTTATCTCAACGGGTCGCTGCTTGGTCTGACGCGCCAAGAACTGGATGAGCGCTTTGACGATATTGCGACCTTTGCCGACATCGGCGAGTTTATCGAACAGCCTGTCAAGAGCTATTCCAGCGGTATGTATATTCGTCTTGCATTTTCCGTGGCCATTAATGCGACGCCTGATATCCTCGTAATTGATGAGGCACTGTCGGTCGGCGACGAGGCGTTCCAGCGCAAATGCTTCGCACGGATAGATGCGATTCGTAGTGCTGGGGCAACCGTGCTTTTCGTATCGCACTCTGCGGGTGCAGTGATCGAATTGTGCGATCGCGCCCTGCTACTTGATCGCGGTGAACTGATCGCGAAGGGTACGCCAAAACATGTGATATCCCATTATCACAAGCTCATCTACGCTCCCGCCGATAAGCGAGAAGCGGTACGTGAGTCGATACGGAGCGGTGCGGCTGTCGCACACGGTGTCGTGTCTACCGAATGCGTTATCGGATCCGCGGAGGCCGTAGAGCCCGAGGATGGAGCATGTTTCGAGGAAGGCCTGCTGCCGCAAAGCACCGTGCGCTATGTCTCCCGCGGTGCAGCGATCGAGGATCCGCACATCGAGACGCCACAAGGGCGCCGGGTTAATGTCCTACGTCGTGGACAGGAGTATATCTACACCTACCGGGTGACCATGCAATGCGTAGCTGCCGCCGTGCGTTTCGGGATGATGATCAAGACGCTCACTGGGTTCGAATTAGGTGGGGCGGCTTCAGCGCCACAAGGCAAGAGTGAACTGATTGTGTCACCTGGACAGTCATTTGTTGTTCGCTTTCGCTTCCAGGCCCAACTTGCTCCGGGTACTTATTTCATGAACGCCGGTGTCACTGCGCTTGAGGAAGACGGTGAAACCTTCATCGACCGCATTGTGGACGCTGCGATGTTCAAAGTCATGCCCGATCCCTATCGATTAAGTACAGGTGCCGCCGATTTTCTTGTGGATGTCGATGTCAGCGAACTCGCTAGAGAGGCAGCATGA
- the rfbA gene encoding glucose-1-phosphate thymidylyltransferase RfbA produces MSTKGIILAGGSGTRLHPITRAISKQLLPVYDKPMIYYPLATLMLAGIREVLIINTPHEQDMFQRLLGDGSQWGIDIRYAVQPSPDGLAQAFTIGRDFVDGKPSCLVLGDNIFYGHGFTERLKRAAAREHGATVFGYWVKDPERYGVAEFDTAGKVIGLEEKPAQPKSHYAVTGLYFYDSRVCDYAASLKPSPRGELEITDLNRCYLDGGSLHLEQLGRGFAWLDTGTHESLMEAGNYIQTIENRQGLKVCCPEEIAYLNGWINAEQLLALAAPLAKTGYGQYLQQLTQQGLAR; encoded by the coding sequence ATGAGTACGAAGGGCATCATCCTCGCCGGCGGTTCCGGCACCCGGCTGCACCCGATCACCCGAGCGATCAGCAAGCAGCTGCTACCGGTGTACGACAAGCCGATGATCTACTACCCGCTGGCCACGCTGATGCTGGCGGGTATCCGCGAAGTGCTGATCATCAATACACCGCACGAGCAGGACATGTTCCAGCGCCTGCTCGGCGATGGCTCGCAGTGGGGCATCGACATCCGGTATGCGGTACAGCCGTCGCCCGACGGCCTGGCGCAGGCATTCACTATCGGCCGCGACTTCGTCGACGGCAAGCCGAGTTGCCTGGTACTGGGCGACAACATCTTCTACGGCCACGGCTTTACCGAGCGGCTCAAGCGCGCCGCCGCGCGCGAACATGGCGCCACCGTATTCGGTTACTGGGTGAAGGATCCGGAGCGCTACGGCGTGGCAGAGTTCGATACCGCCGGCAAGGTCATCGGGCTGGAGGAAAAGCCCGCGCAACCGAAATCGCACTACGCGGTCACGGGTCTCTACTTCTACGACAGCCGCGTGTGCGACTACGCCGCATCGCTGAAGCCCTCGCCGCGCGGCGAACTGGAAATCACCGACCTCAACCGTTGCTACCTCGACGGCGGCTCGCTGCACCTGGAGCAGCTAGGCCGCGGCTTCGCCTGGCTCGACACCGGCACGCACGAGTCGTTGATGGAAGCGGGCAACTACATCCAGACGATCGAGAACCGGCAGGGCCTGAAGGTGTGCTGCCCGGAAGAGATTGCTTATCTCAATGGTTGGATAAACGCCGAGCAGTTGCTGGCACTGGCCGCACCGCTGGCCAAGACCGGTTATGGGCAGTACCTGCAACAACTGACTCAACAAGGCCTGGCGCGATGA
- a CDS encoding mannose-1-phosphate guanylyltransferase/mannose-6-phosphate isomerase: protein MLIPLILSGGSGTRLWPVSRKNLPKQFLALAGKGTLFQQTIARTRQLPQVAAPIVVASEDHRFLAADQLLEAGIEDATIVLEPLARNTAPAIALGALQALQRDADATLLVLPADHLIGDTAAFVEGVRQAMPLAAQGWLVTFGIRPDRPETGFGYIRRAEAIDGHGFRVEQFVEKPDLTTAESYLTDGGYDWNSGMFLFKASRYLEELAAHAPAMLAAVREAHAKATADLDFVRIDRDAFALVPDKSIDYAVMEKTRRAAVIPVSCAWSDIGSWSALWLTGDKDADGNLREGDTMAVDTRNSLLRSHDRHLLATVGVDDLIVVTTPDATLVVHRDAAQDVKKIVEQLKAAGRSEHSLHRVVYRPWGSYDSLEEGQRFQVKRIVVKPGASLSLQKHHHRAEHWIVVSGTAEVTCDDKVFLLGENQSTYIPLGSKHRLRNPGKVALELIEVQSGSYLGEDDIVRYDDVYGRA from the coding sequence ATGTTGATCCCCCTCATCCTCAGTGGCGGCAGCGGTACCCGGCTGTGGCCGGTCTCGCGCAAGAACCTGCCCAAGCAATTCCTGGCACTGGCCGGCAAGGGCACGCTGTTCCAGCAGACCATCGCGCGCACCCGGCAACTGCCGCAGGTCGCCGCGCCGATCGTGGTCGCGAGTGAAGATCATCGTTTCCTTGCCGCCGACCAGTTGCTGGAAGCGGGCATCGAAGACGCCACCATCGTGCTGGAACCGCTGGCGCGCAATACCGCGCCGGCGATCGCGCTGGGCGCGCTGCAGGCGTTGCAGCGCGACGCCGACGCCACGCTGCTGGTGCTGCCGGCCGACCACCTGATCGGTGACACCGCCGCCTTCGTCGAGGGCGTAAGGCAGGCCATGCCGCTGGCCGCGCAGGGTTGGCTGGTGACCTTCGGCATCCGTCCGGATCGCCCGGAAACCGGCTTCGGCTACATCCGCCGTGCCGAAGCGATCGACGGTCACGGTTTTCGCGTGGAGCAGTTCGTCGAGAAGCCCGACCTGACCACCGCCGAGTCGTACCTCACCGATGGCGGCTACGACTGGAACTCCGGCATGTTCCTGTTCAAGGCTTCGCGCTACCTGGAAGAACTGGCCGCACACGCACCGGCGATGCTGGCTGCGGTGCGCGAGGCGCACGCGAAAGCCACCGCCGACCTCGACTTCGTGCGCATCGACCGCGACGCGTTCGCGCTGGTGCCGGACAAGTCGATCGACTACGCGGTGATGGAGAAGACCCGGCGTGCCGCGGTGATCCCGGTCAGCTGCGCGTGGAGCGACATCGGCTCGTGGTCGGCGCTGTGGCTGACCGGTGACAAGGACGCCGACGGCAACCTGCGCGAAGGCGACACCATGGCGGTGGACACGCGCAACTCGCTGCTGCGCTCGCACGATCGCCACCTGCTCGCCACCGTCGGCGTCGACGACCTGATCGTGGTGACCACGCCGGACGCCACCCTGGTGGTGCACCGCGACGCTGCGCAGGACGTGAAAAAGATCGTCGAGCAACTGAAGGCCGCTGGCCGCAGCGAGCACTCGCTGCACCGCGTGGTGTACCGGCCGTGGGGCAGCTATGACTCGCTGGAGGAAGGCCAGCGGTTCCAGGTCAAGCGCATCGTGGTCAAACCTGGCGCCAGCCTGAGCCTGCAGAAACACCACCACCGCGCCGAGCACTGGATCGTGGTCTCCGGCACCGCCGAGGTCACCTGCGACGACAAGGTGTTCCTGCTCGGCGAGAACCAGAGCACCTACATCCCGCTGGGCAGCAAGCACCGCCTGCGCAACCCCGGCAAGGTCGCGCTGGAACTGATCGAAGTGCAATCCGGCAGCTACCTCGGCGAAGACGACATCGTGCGCTACGACGACGTCTACGGCCGCGCCTGA
- the glmS gene encoding glutamine--fructose-6-phosphate transaminase (isomerizing) codes for MCGIVAAVAQRDVAPLLIAGLKALEYRGYDSSGVAILDHGVIQRVRAKGKVREMEALYLADPLPGGTGIAHTRWATHGVPSEANAHPHIAGRVAIVHNGIIENHASLRAELQASGHVFTSETDTEVMAVLIDRHISQGMRLREAVLTTVRELEGAYAIAVVSRDEPDRVVGARRGAPLLVGLGIGENFLGSDAQALIQVTNRMLHLDEDDVVEITRDSVQVFSLDGAPVERTVYESELSTDAVERGEYRHYMQKEIFEQPRAVADTLEARIGPHGVLPNIFGIDSGALLQATRGLHIVACGTSYHAGLVAKYWIEEFARLPVSVEVASEYRYRETVVPADTLFVAISQSGETADTLAAMRESRRRGYLGTLVICNSPESSLVREADLKLMTRAGPEIGVASTKAFTTQLAGLALLTLELARRHGLDDDRYAALCAELQHLPRAIEEALQMEPAIIELAGDFIHRQHALFLGRGVQYPVALEGALKLKEISYIHAEAYPAGELKHGPLALVDENMPVIAVAPNGPLLDKLKSNLQEVRARGGRLIVFADGGAGMDDMASHGRMLRMASGGSFIAPAVFTVPLQLLAYHVAVLRGTDVDQPRNLAKSVTVE; via the coding sequence ATGTGCGGAATCGTTGCTGCCGTTGCCCAGCGTGATGTCGCGCCGCTGCTGATTGCGGGCCTGAAGGCGCTCGAATATCGGGGTTATGACTCCTCCGGCGTAGCCATCCTCGACCACGGCGTGATCCAGCGCGTGCGTGCCAAGGGCAAGGTGCGCGAGATGGAGGCGCTGTACCTGGCCGACCCGCTGCCCGGTGGCACCGGCATCGCGCATACCCGCTGGGCCACCCACGGCGTGCCGAGCGAGGCGAACGCGCATCCGCACATCGCCGGCCGGGTGGCGATCGTGCACAACGGCATCATCGAGAACCATGCCAGCCTGCGCGCCGAACTGCAGGCGAGCGGCCACGTGTTCACCTCGGAAACCGATACCGAAGTGATGGCCGTGCTGATCGACCGGCATATCAGCCAGGGCATGCGGCTGCGCGAGGCGGTGCTGACCACCGTGCGCGAACTGGAAGGCGCTTACGCGATCGCCGTGGTCAGCCGCGACGAACCCGACCGCGTGGTCGGTGCCCGTCGTGGCGCGCCGTTGCTGGTCGGCCTCGGCATCGGCGAAAACTTCCTCGGCTCCGACGCGCAGGCGCTGATCCAGGTGACCAACCGGATGCTGCATCTGGACGAGGACGACGTGGTCGAGATCACCCGCGACAGCGTGCAGGTGTTCAGCCTCGATGGCGCACCGGTCGAGCGCACCGTGTACGAGAGCGAGCTGTCCACCGACGCGGTCGAGCGTGGCGAGTACCGCCACTACATGCAGAAGGAGATCTTCGAGCAACCGCGCGCGGTTGCCGACACGCTGGAAGCGCGCATCGGCCCGCATGGCGTGCTGCCGAACATCTTCGGCATCGACAGCGGGGCGTTGTTGCAGGCCACCCGCGGGCTGCACATCGTCGCCTGCGGCACCAGCTATCACGCCGGCCTGGTCGCCAAATACTGGATCGAGGAATTCGCGCGGTTGCCGGTCAGCGTGGAAGTGGCCAGCGAATACCGCTACCGCGAGACGGTGGTGCCGGCCGACACATTGTTCGTGGCCATCTCGCAGTCCGGCGAAACCGCCGACACGCTGGCCGCGATGCGCGAATCGCGCCGCCGCGGCTACCTCGGCACGCTGGTCATCTGCAATTCGCCGGAATCGTCGCTGGTGCGCGAAGCCGACCTGAAGCTGATGACCCGCGCCGGCCCCGAGATCGGCGTGGCCTCGACCAAGGCCTTCACCACCCAGCTCGCCGGGCTCGCCCTGCTGACGCTGGAACTGGCCCGCCGCCACGGCCTCGACGACGATCGTTACGCGGCGCTGTGCGCCGAGCTGCAGCACCTGCCGCGCGCGATCGAGGAGGCGCTGCAGATGGAGCCGGCGATCATCGAGCTGGCCGGCGACTTCATCCATCGCCAGCACGCGTTGTTCCTCGGCCGCGGCGTGCAGTATCCGGTGGCGCTGGAAGGCGCACTGAAGCTCAAGGAAATCTCCTACATCCACGCCGAGGCCTATCCGGCCGGCGAACTCAAGCACGGCCCGCTGGCACTGGTCGACGAGAACATGCCGGTGATTGCAGTGGCGCCGAACGGCCCACTGCTGGACAAGCTGAAGTCCAACCTGCAGGAAGTGCGCGCCCGTGGCGGCCGGCTGATCGTGTTCGCCGATGGCGGCGCCGGCATGGACGACATGGCCAGCCACGGCAGGATGCTGCGCATGGCCTCCGGCGGCAGCTTCATCGCCCCGGCCGTGTTCACCGTGCCGTTGCAACTGCTCGCCTACCACGTCGCCGTGCTGCGTGGCACCGATGTCGACCAGCCGCGCAACCTGGCCAAGTCGGTCACCGTGGAATGA